In Halobaculum sp. XH14, a single genomic region encodes these proteins:
- a CDS encoding DUF7536 family protein codes for MGDPTDDRAPDRPPRAAMLEALSVRRNVLAGLAAGVALALLVYLVRTFELLGPNLETRQYPLLGPEGYFLLLGFVLASATAILVATALTVVSVVRLAREEV; via the coding sequence GTGGGCGACCCGACGGACGACCGCGCCCCCGACCGACCGCCCCGGGCCGCGATGCTGGAGGCGCTGTCGGTCCGCCGGAACGTGCTCGCGGGGCTCGCGGCCGGCGTCGCGCTCGCGCTCCTCGTCTACCTCGTCCGGACGTTCGAACTCCTCGGGCCGAACCTGGAGACGCGACAGTACCCGCTGCTCGGCCCGGAGGGCTACTTCCTGCTGCTCGGCTTCGTGCTGGCGAGCGCGACGGCCATCCTCGTCGCCACCGCGCTCACCGTCGTCTCCGTCGTGCGACTCGCCAGGGAGGAAGTGTAG
- a CDS encoding CDP-2,3-bis-(O-geranylgeranyl)-sn-glycerol synthase — protein MLELVAGALWAMLPAYVPNNAAVLAGGGRPIDGGRTWGGRRLLGDGKTWRGTAVGVVAGVALALVLDAIVAPVGDALGITLPGFPLAAAVGLALGAMLGDVAASFLKRRTGRDRGASFPMLDQLDFVVGALALAALVAPAWFGATFSPARIAVVVVVTPLLHVGTNAIAYAAGLKAEPW, from the coding sequence ATGCTCGAACTCGTCGCGGGCGCGCTCTGGGCGATGCTGCCCGCGTACGTCCCCAACAACGCCGCCGTGCTCGCGGGCGGGGGGCGACCCATCGACGGGGGCCGGACGTGGGGCGGCCGCCGGCTGCTCGGCGACGGGAAGACGTGGCGCGGCACCGCCGTCGGCGTCGTCGCCGGCGTCGCGCTCGCGCTCGTGCTCGACGCGATCGTCGCGCCCGTCGGCGACGCGCTGGGCATCACGCTCCCGGGGTTCCCGCTCGCTGCGGCCGTCGGGCTCGCGCTCGGCGCGATGCTCGGCGACGTCGCCGCGTCGTTCCTCAAGCGCCGGACCGGCCGCGACCGGGGGGCCTCGTTCCCGATGCTCGACCAGCTCGACTTCGTCGTCGGGGCGCTCGCGCTCGCCGCGCTCGTCGCTCCCGCGTGGTTCGGCGCGACGTTCTCGCCCGCGCGCATCGCGGTGGTCGTCGTCGTGACGCCGCTGCTCCACGTCGGCACGAACGCGATCGCGTACGCGGCGGGGCTGAAAGCCGAGCCGTGGTGA
- a CDS encoding phosphoribosyltransferase family protein, whose product MNRAEKAALQLQAVTVLRTLKETRTYEQLAEVTGLPAGDLNRYVNGHVLPGAERAQEVVGGIGHETLAEELETRVSFDDEGYVDNSAVVFDQPFLDLVAPVAAESLSFETPDVVLTAATDGITLGAAMASHFDARLAYAKKSKETAVEEFIESRQRLASGIELTYYLPAGALDAGERVLVVDDLIRSGETQELLLDIAAQADADVTGVFALIAVGEEGTDRAAAMTDAPVGALTTFE is encoded by the coding sequence ATGAACCGAGCCGAGAAGGCCGCCCTGCAGTTGCAGGCGGTCACCGTCCTGCGGACGCTGAAGGAGACGCGGACCTACGAGCAGCTCGCCGAGGTGACGGGCCTCCCCGCCGGCGACCTGAACCGCTACGTCAACGGACACGTCCTGCCGGGCGCCGAACGGGCACAGGAGGTCGTGGGCGGCATCGGGCACGAGACGCTCGCCGAGGAGCTTGAAACCCGCGTGAGCTTCGACGACGAGGGGTACGTGGACAACTCCGCGGTCGTCTTCGACCAGCCGTTCCTCGACCTGGTGGCGCCGGTCGCCGCGGAGTCGCTGTCGTTCGAGACGCCCGACGTCGTCCTCACCGCCGCGACCGACGGCATCACCCTCGGCGCGGCGATGGCCTCCCACTTCGACGCCCGCCTCGCGTACGCGAAGAAGTCGAAGGAGACCGCGGTCGAGGAGTTCATCGAGTCCCGCCAGCGGCTCGCCTCCGGCATCGAACTCACCTACTACCTGCCGGCGGGCGCGCTCGACGCCGGCGAGCGGGTGCTCGTCGTCGACGACCTCATCCGCTCGGGCGAGACGCAGGAACTCCTCCTCGACATCGCGGCGCAGGCGGACGCCGACGTGACGGGCGTCTTCGCGCTCATCGCCGTCGGCGAGGAGGGGACCGACCGGGCCGCCGCGATGACCGACGCGCCGGTCGGCGCGCTCACGACGTTCGAGTGA
- the pyrE gene encoding orotate phosphoribosyltransferase produces MTTTDTSALLAALRDADAVLFGKFELSHGGTSDYYVDKYRFETDPACLERIARAFAERVEGTKLAGVALGGVPLAAATAVETGLPYVIARKATKEYGTGNRIEGELAEGEEVVVVEDIATTGRSAVDAVEALREAGATVNRVLVVVDREEDATELLADHGVELDALLTASELLADADE; encoded by the coding sequence ATGACGACCACCGACACGTCGGCCCTGCTCGCCGCGCTGCGGGACGCCGACGCGGTGCTGTTCGGCAAGTTCGAACTCTCCCACGGCGGCACCAGCGACTACTACGTGGACAAGTACCGGTTCGAGACCGACCCCGCGTGTCTCGAACGCATCGCTCGGGCGTTCGCCGAACGCGTCGAGGGGACGAAACTCGCGGGCGTCGCACTCGGGGGCGTCCCGCTGGCGGCGGCGACGGCCGTCGAGACCGGGCTCCCGTACGTCATCGCGCGCAAGGCCACGAAGGAGTACGGCACCGGCAACCGCATCGAGGGCGAACTGGCCGAGGGCGAGGAGGTCGTCGTCGTCGAGGACATCGCCACGACCGGCCGGTCGGCGGTGGACGCCGTCGAGGCGCTCCGCGAGGCGGGCGCGACGGTGAACCGCGTGCTCGTCGTCGTCGACCGCGAGGAGGACGCGACCGAACTGCTCGCGGACCACGGCGTCGAACTCGACGCACTGCTCACCGCGTCCGAACTGCTTGCTGACGCGGACGAGTAG
- a CDS encoding NCS2 family permease, whose protein sequence is MGLTDSLSQYFEFGEHDTDLRTEVVAGITTFLTMSYIVVVNPSILAGAISVQGRTADQTVQMLAVVTLISAAVATFVMALYANRPFGQAPGLGLNAFFAFTVVLGLGIPWQTALAAVVVEGIVFMILTAAGAREYIIRLFPEPVKFAVGGGIGLFLAIIGLEAMRVTVDDPATYIQFSPVFAQDPVAVVSVVGLFVTFMLYARGVPGSIIIGIVGTSALGGLVSMLGYSPYPAGELPDGSILPAASLAPSLDSLTYSAAGYDITPLAGAFVSGLTNVDAFAFSLIVFTFFFVDFFDTAGTLTGVSQVAGFLDEDGNLPDIDRPLMADAIGTTVGGMLGTSTVTTYIESASGVEEGGRTGMTALVVAILFVASLAVVPLAAAIPQYASHIALVVIAVLMLRNLVDIDWADYTNAVPAGLTVLVMPFTYSIAYGIAAGIIAYPLVKLAAGRTDEVRAGHWVLAGAFVLYFFVRTGGVLASAV, encoded by the coding sequence ATGGGGTTAACTGACTCGCTGTCGCAGTACTTCGAGTTCGGGGAGCACGACACCGACCTCCGCACCGAGGTCGTGGCCGGGATAACGACGTTCCTGACGATGAGCTACATCGTGGTCGTGAACCCGAGCATTCTCGCGGGGGCCATCTCGGTCCAGGGGCGGACGGCAGACCAGACCGTCCAGATGCTCGCCGTGGTGACGCTCATCTCGGCGGCAGTGGCCACGTTCGTCATGGCGCTGTACGCGAACCGGCCGTTCGGACAGGCTCCCGGGCTCGGCCTCAACGCGTTCTTCGCGTTCACGGTCGTGCTCGGGCTCGGCATCCCGTGGCAGACGGCGCTCGCGGCCGTGGTCGTCGAGGGGATCGTCTTCATGATCCTCACGGCCGCGGGGGCCAGAGAGTACATCATCAGGCTGTTCCCGGAGCCGGTGAAGTTCGCGGTCGGCGGCGGGATCGGCCTGTTCCTCGCCATCATCGGCCTCGAGGCGATGCGGGTCACCGTCGACGACCCGGCGACGTACATCCAGTTCTCGCCGGTGTTCGCACAGGACCCGGTCGCGGTCGTCTCGGTCGTCGGGCTGTTCGTCACGTTCATGCTGTACGCCCGGGGCGTGCCCGGCAGCATCATCATCGGCATCGTCGGGACGAGCGCCCTCGGCGGACTCGTCTCGATGCTCGGCTACTCGCCGTATCCGGCGGGCGAACTCCCCGACGGGAGCATCCTCCCCGCTGCGTCGCTCGCGCCGTCGCTCGACTCGCTCACCTACTCGGCGGCGGGCTACGACATCACGCCGCTGGCGGGCGCGTTCGTCTCCGGACTGACGAACGTCGACGCGTTCGCGTTCTCGCTCATCGTGTTCACGTTCTTCTTCGTGGACTTCTTCGACACGGCGGGCACGCTCACGGGCGTCTCGCAGGTCGCCGGCTTCCTCGACGAGGACGGCAACCTCCCCGACATCGACCGGCCGCTGATGGCCGACGCCATCGGCACGACCGTCGGGGGGATGCTCGGCACCTCGACGGTGACGACGTACATCGAGTCCGCGTCCGGCGTCGAGGAGGGCGGCCGGACGGGAATGACCGCGCTGGTCGTGGCGATCCTGTTCGTCGCCTCGCTCGCGGTCGTCCCGCTCGCGGCCGCGATTCCCCAGTACGCCAGCCACATCGCGCTGGTCGTCATCGCGGTGCTGATGCTCCGCAACCTGGTCGACATCGACTGGGCGGACTACACCAACGCGGTCCCGGCCGGCCTCACCGTGCTCGTCATGCCGTTCACCTACTCCATCGCGTACGGCATCGCCGCGGGCATCATCGCGTACCCGCTCGTGAAGCTCGCGGCGGGACGAACCGACGAGGTGCGGGCGGGCCACTGGGTGCTCGCGGGCGCGTTCGTCCTGTACTTCTTCGTCCGGACCGGCGGCGTCCTCGCGTCCGCGGTCTGA
- a CDS encoding aryl-sulfate sulfotransferase produces the protein MDISSVPRRRVVRSLALLCVLALFVPALGQALVPQETGTPGTVGLENGTIQSPANGSTVVGIQGFHFRGQGSTKKPARVVSVGPNGSTEWVYGGSSRGATWFYDVDPLANGNLLIVSTDADGTTVFEMDPETRDRVWEERFDIHDTHDVQKLPNGDLLVANMRQWNESTGRSDDRVFVYNRSTDEIDWEWTFRNHYPESTDGGYSQDWTHVNDVERIAEGQYLVSPRNFDQAIVINRSTKEIDYRLGSDGDHDTLNEQHNPDWLVSEDGNPVILVADSENDRVVEYERRDGEWELVWELGTDQLSWPRDADRLPNGNTLITDSLNHRVIEVTPRGEIVWEYYATWGPYDAERVAHGGGSNGPTMSDQGVAGSYRIYGSAGLIAGTGDSMTFAATVQNTFAGTPLSGVATEFANLWAGVTPWIRPVWMGPWAFAWAVLGVLTLLGWGLAELVFARERVVATVRRVGGRVAELS, from the coding sequence ATGGACATCTCGTCGGTCCCTCGTCGCCGCGTCGTGCGTTCTCTCGCCCTCCTCTGTGTTCTCGCGCTGTTCGTCCCGGCACTCGGACAGGCGCTCGTGCCACAGGAGACGGGGACGCCCGGAACCGTCGGCCTCGAGAACGGCACCATCCAGTCGCCCGCCAACGGCTCGACCGTCGTCGGCATCCAGGGGTTCCACTTCCGCGGCCAGGGCTCGACGAAAAAGCCCGCCCGCGTCGTCTCGGTCGGCCCGAACGGCTCGACCGAGTGGGTGTACGGCGGGAGCAGTCGCGGGGCGACCTGGTTCTACGACGTCGACCCGCTGGCGAACGGAAACCTCCTGATCGTCTCGACCGACGCCGACGGCACCACCGTGTTCGAGATGGACCCGGAGACGCGGGACCGGGTCTGGGAGGAGCGCTTCGACATCCACGACACCCACGACGTCCAGAAGCTCCCGAACGGCGACCTGCTCGTCGCCAACATGCGACAGTGGAACGAGTCGACCGGCCGCTCGGACGACCGCGTGTTCGTCTACAACCGCTCGACCGACGAGATCGACTGGGAGTGGACGTTCCGGAACCACTACCCCGAATCGACCGACGGCGGCTACAGCCAGGACTGGACGCACGTCAACGACGTGGAGCGCATCGCCGAGGGACAGTACCTCGTCTCGCCGCGCAACTTCGACCAGGCGATCGTCATCAACCGCTCAACGAAGGAGATCGACTACCGGCTGGGCTCGGACGGCGACCACGACACCCTGAACGAGCAGCACAACCCCGACTGGCTCGTCAGCGAGGACGGCAACCCCGTCATCCTCGTGGCCGACTCCGAGAACGACCGCGTCGTCGAGTACGAGAGGCGCGACGGCGAGTGGGAACTCGTCTGGGAGCTGGGCACCGATCAACTCTCCTGGCCGCGCGACGCCGACAGGCTCCCGAACGGGAACACGCTCATCACCGACTCGCTGAACCACCGCGTCATCGAGGTGACGCCGCGCGGGGAGATCGTCTGGGAGTACTACGCCACCTGGGGGCCCTACGACGCCGAGCGGGTCGCCCACGGCGGCGGGTCGAACGGCCCGACGATGTCCGACCAGGGCGTCGCCGGGAGCTATCGCATCTACGGCAGCGCGGGGCTCATCGCCGGCACGGGCGACTCGATGACGTTCGCGGCGACGGTCCAGAACACGTTCGCCGGCACGCCGCTCTCGGGGGTCGCCACCGAGTTCGCGAACCTGTGGGCGGGCGTGACCCCCTGGATTCGACCGGTGTGGATGGGTCCCTGGGCGTTCGCCTGGGCCGTGCTGGGCGTGCTGACGTTGCTCGGCTGGGGGCTCGCGGAACTCGTGTTCGCCCGGGAGCGGGTGGTTGCGACCGTTCGCCGTGTCGGCGGGCGCGTCGCCGAGTTGTCCTGA
- a CDS encoding alkaline phosphatase family protein, translated as MGLFDRLRGDDNPRVAFIGIDGVPYSLLDDHPEEFPNFAALAREGAGGDIDSIVPPESSACWPALTTGVNPGETGVYGFQDREVGSYDTYVPMGRDVQATRLWDRVAEEGLDATVMNVPVTFPPQRNVQRMVSGFLSPDVDKASYPDELREYLEGTDYRIDTNPKLGHKEDKSEFIENAHETVDARYEAFSHFIEEDDWDLFFGVFMTTDRVNHFLFNDYAEDGRYHDEFVEFYRKIDDYIGKIREQLADDVTLVVASDHGFTVQNYEVELNRWLQDEGWLSFEDDDHDSLDDIADDARAYSLIPGRFYINLEGREPRGSVPQSDYEDVRDELKADIESLEGPDGTKVAARVVEKEAAFRGEHDDIAPDLVVIPNHGFDLKSKFKAHDDGVFSTGPRNGMHSFENATLFVDDREATIADADLLDIAPTILDLMGVDYARTEFDGASLV; from the coding sequence ATGGGACTGTTCGACCGGCTGCGGGGGGACGACAACCCGCGCGTCGCGTTCATCGGCATCGACGGGGTGCCGTACTCGCTGCTCGATGACCACCCGGAGGAGTTTCCCAACTTCGCCGCGCTGGCGAGGGAGGGTGCCGGCGGCGACATCGACTCCATCGTGCCGCCGGAGTCGTCCGCCTGCTGGCCAGCACTGACGACCGGGGTCAACCCCGGTGAGACGGGCGTGTACGGCTTCCAGGACCGCGAGGTCGGCTCGTACGACACGTACGTCCCGATGGGTCGGGACGTGCAGGCCACTCGCCTCTGGGACCGGGTCGCGGAGGAGGGACTCGACGCCACGGTGATGAACGTGCCCGTGACGTTCCCGCCCCAGCGCAACGTCCAGCGGATGGTCTCGGGCTTCCTCTCGCCGGACGTCGACAAGGCGTCCTACCCCGACGAGCTCCGGGAGTACCTCGAGGGCACCGACTACCGCATCGACACGAACCCCAAGCTCGGGCACAAGGAGGACAAGTCCGAGTTCATCGAGAACGCCCACGAGACCGTCGACGCGCGGTACGAGGCGTTCTCCCACTTCATCGAGGAGGACGACTGGGACCTGTTCTTCGGCGTGTTCATGACGACCGACCGCGTGAACCACTTCCTGTTCAATGACTACGCGGAGGACGGGCGCTACCACGACGAGTTCGTGGAGTTCTACCGGAAGATCGACGACTATATCGGGAAGATCCGCGAGCAACTGGCCGACGACGTGACGCTCGTCGTCGCCTCAGACCACGGGTTCACGGTCCAGAACTACGAGGTCGAACTCAACCGGTGGCTCCAGGACGAGGGGTGGCTCTCCTTCGAGGACGACGACCACGACAGCCTCGACGACATCGCGGACGACGCGCGGGCCTACTCGCTCATCCCCGGCCGGTTCTACATCAACCTGGAGGGGCGCGAACCGCGCGGCTCGGTGCCCCAGTCCGACTACGAGGACGTGCGCGACGAACTGAAGGCGGACATCGAGTCGCTCGAGGGGCCGGACGGCACGAAGGTCGCCGCCCGCGTCGTCGAGAAGGAGGCGGCGTTCCGCGGCGAGCACGACGACATCGCCCCTGATCTCGTCGTCATCCCGAACCACGGCTTCGACCTCAAGTCGAAGTTCAAGGCCCACGACGACGGCGTGTTCTCGACGGGACCGCGAAACGGGATGCACAGCTTCGAGAACGCGACGCTGTTCGTCGACGACCGGGAGGCGACGATCGCCGACGCCGACCTGCTCGACATCGCGCCGACGATCCTCGACCTGATGGGGGTCGACTACGCCCGGACGGAGTTCGACGGCGCTTCGCTGGTGTGA
- the ahaH gene encoding ATP synthase archaeal subunit H: MPRPEVLERVKEAEADAEDIVAEAEADREERLTAARERADEIVSEAEQEAAELEEDRLAAAREEIEQEREDVLDEGRDERRRLVEEAEERTEEAVEFAVTRFEEAVHAQT, encoded by the coding sequence ATGCCGAGACCCGAAGTTCTCGAACGCGTAAAAGAGGCCGAAGCCGACGCCGAGGATATCGTGGCCGAGGCGGAGGCGGATCGGGAGGAGCGACTCACGGCGGCCCGGGAGCGGGCCGACGAGATCGTCTCCGAGGCCGAGCAGGAGGCCGCCGAGCTGGAGGAAGACCGGCTGGCGGCCGCCCGCGAGGAGATCGAACAGGAGCGCGAGGACGTCCTCGATGAGGGCCGCGACGAGCGGCGGCGGCTCGTCGAGGAGGCCGAGGAGCGCACCGAGGAGGCGGTCGAGTTCGCGGTGACACGGTTCGAGGAGGCGGTACATGCTCAGACCTGA
- a CDS encoding MFS transporter has translation MAGESETGGESDTNGRVGAGAEPSPEPDPLDAFRQFVSLPGDVLVLSLAMFAFSLGFQMTGRYLPEYLSVLGAGSVVIGLYGSVGNLISAVFPYPGGALSDRIGSRSALTLFGVASTLGFVVWWAADPLRTVTLGPTNLAVIVVFLGLFLSQAWKSFGLGATFAVVKQSVPDGSLASGFAATETFRRTAFLLGPLLAAGVLSLFSFTEGFRILLLVAAAAGGLATVAQRSLYDASKDSLGKSFEGLDSVVEDLRSLPDPLRPLLVADTLVRFANGMVYVFFVIVVVDFLSVGATLPVVGRLSPEAFFGVLLAVEMAVALLTMVPVARLARRVGLKPVVAVGFAVYAVFPVLLISAPGEAVAATVPVLGTVTVPPAAMLAILFAFSGLRFAGLPAHKALIVGPAERDAGGRVTGSYYLVRNAITIPSAAAGGLIYGASPAAAFGTATVVGLLGTGYFLLRGEEFAAYA, from the coding sequence ATGGCCGGGGAATCCGAAACGGGGGGAGAATCGGACACCAACGGGCGGGTGGGAGCCGGGGCGGAACCCTCGCCCGAGCCGGACCCGCTCGACGCGTTCCGCCAGTTCGTCTCGCTCCCGGGCGACGTGCTCGTCCTCTCGCTCGCCATGTTCGCGTTCAGCCTCGGCTTCCAGATGACGGGGCGGTACCTCCCGGAGTACCTCTCGGTGCTGGGGGCGGGCAGCGTCGTCATCGGGCTGTACGGCAGCGTCGGCAACCTGATCTCGGCCGTGTTCCCGTATCCGGGCGGCGCACTCTCGGACCGGATCGGCTCCCGCTCGGCGCTCACGCTGTTCGGGGTCGCCTCGACGCTCGGGTTCGTGGTCTGGTGGGCCGCGGACCCGCTCCGAACGGTGACGCTCGGCCCGACGAACCTGGCCGTGATCGTCGTGTTCCTCGGACTGTTCCTCTCGCAGGCGTGGAAGTCGTTCGGCCTGGGCGCGACGTTCGCGGTCGTGAAGCAGTCGGTGCCCGACGGAAGCCTCGCCTCGGGCTTTGCCGCAACCGAGACGTTCCGCCGGACGGCGTTCCTGCTCGGCCCGCTGCTCGCCGCGGGCGTCCTCTCGCTGTTCTCGTTCACCGAGGGGTTTCGGATCCTGCTGCTCGTCGCGGCCGCGGCCGGCGGCCTCGCCACGGTCGCCCAGCGCTCGCTTTATGACGCCTCGAAGGACTCGCTCGGGAAGTCGTTCGAGGGGCTCGACTCCGTCGTCGAGGACCTCCGGTCGCTGCCCGACCCGCTCCGCCCGCTGCTCGTCGCCGACACGCTGGTCCGCTTCGCCAACGGGATGGTGTACGTGTTCTTCGTCATCGTCGTCGTCGACTTCCTCTCCGTGGGTGCGACGCTGCCGGTCGTGGGGCGGCTCTCCCCCGAGGCGTTCTTCGGCGTGCTGCTGGCCGTCGAGATGGCGGTCGCCTTGCTCACGATGGTGCCCGTCGCACGGCTGGCCCGGCGCGTCGGGCTGAAGCCGGTCGTCGCCGTCGGGTTCGCCGTATACGCGGTGTTTCCGGTGCTGCTCATCAGCGCTCCCGGCGAGGCGGTCGCGGCCACCGTTCCGGTTCTCGGGACGGTGACCGTCCCGCCGGCGGCCATGCTCGCCATCCTGTTCGCGTTCTCCGGGCTCCGGTTCGCGGGGCTGCCCGCCCACAAGGCGCTCATCGTCGGCCCCGCCGAGCGGGACGCCGGCGGCCGCGTCACGGGGTCGTACTACCTCGTTCGCAACGCGATCACCATCCCGAGCGCGGCCGCGGGCGGGCTCATCTACGGGGCCTCGCCGGCGGCGGCGTTCGGGACCGCGACGGTCGTCGGCCTCCTCGGAACCGGCTACTTCCTCCTGCGCGGCGAGGAGTTCGCGGCGTACGCCTGA